Genomic segment of Myxococcales bacterium:
TTCAACGAGGCCGACAAGCTGCCCTACGAGTCGAGCCTGGAAGTGACCGGCGAAATCAAAGCCGACCAGCGCAGCCCGATCGGCGTCGAAATGGCGGTCAAGGAATTCAAGGTGATCAGCAAGGTCGTTCAGGAATTCCCCATCACCCTGAAAGACCACGGCGTCGATTTTCTGATGAACAACCGCCACCTCTGGATTCGCAGCCGGCGGCAGCACGCCATCCTGCGGGTGCGGCACACGATCGTGAAGGCGATCCGCGACTTCTTCGACGGGCACGGCTTCACGCTGGTCGACGCGCCGATCTTCACGCCCAACGCCTGCGAGGGCACGTCGAACCTGTTCGCGACCAACTATTTCGACGAAACGGCTTACCTCACCCAGAGCGGCCAGCTCTACATGGAACCGGCCTGCCAGGCCTTCGGCAAGGTCTATTGCTTCGGCCCGACGTTCCGCGCCGAAAAATCCAAGACCCGCCGCCACCTGACCGAATTCTGGATGGTCGAGCCCGAGGTCGCGTTCATGGACCTCAACGGCGACATGGACCTGATGGAGGAATTCGTCGAGTACATCGTCGCGCAATGCCTGGAACATCGAAAGCCGGAGTTGATCGCGTTGGAGCGGGATCTCGCCAAACTCGAGGCCGTCAAGCGGCCGTTCCCGCGGATGCACTACGACGAGGCGGTGGAAACCCTGAAAAAGGCCGGCGTCCCCTTCACGTGGGGCGACGATTTCGGCGGCGACGAGGAGACGGTGCTGGCCAGCCAACTCGACCGGCCGGTGATGGTGCATCATTATCCGGCGGTGGTGAAGGCCTTCTACATGAAGAAGGACGAGCAGCGTCCCGAACTGGCGTGCGGCGTCGACATGCTCGCTCCGGAAGGCTACGGCGAAATCATCGGTGGCGGCCAGCGCGAGGACGACATCGAGAAGCTGATCGCCGAGATCAAACACCACGAACTGCCGCAAGAGTACTTCGAGTGGTACCTCGACGTGCGCCGCTACGGTTCGGTGCCGCACGCGGGCTTCGGCCTGGGTGTCGAACGCACCGTCTCGTGGATCTGCGGCCTCAAGCACGTGCGCGAAACGATACCCTTCCCGCGCCTCATGGGGCGCCTGACGCCGTAGGGGAAAATTAATTTTGGTCAAGGGCAGGCGCGCGCCTGCCCTTTTTTGCGCCGCCG
This window contains:
- the asnS gene encoding asparagine--tRNA ligase; translation: MSQYVYIADAHKHVGETVTFRGWLYNKRSSGKLHFLQVRDGTETVQCVMFKGDFDEATFNEADKLPYESSLEVTGEIKADQRSPIGVEMAVKEFKVISKVVQEFPITLKDHGVDFLMNNRHLWIRSRRQHAILRVRHTIVKAIRDFFDGHGFTLVDAPIFTPNACEGTSNLFATNYFDETAYLTQSGQLYMEPACQAFGKVYCFGPTFRAEKSKTRRHLTEFWMVEPEVAFMDLNGDMDLMEEFVEYIVAQCLEHRKPELIALERDLAKLEAVKRPFPRMHYDEAVETLKKAGVPFTWGDDFGGDEETVLASQLDRPVMVHHYPAVVKAFYMKKDEQRPELACGVDMLAPEGYGEIIGGGQREDDIEKLIAEIKHHELPQEYFEWYLDVRRYGSVPHAGFGLGVERTVSWICGLKHVRETIPFPRLMGRLTP